A window of Pyrenophora tritici-repentis strain M4 chromosome Unknown M4_contig_00037, whole genome shotgun sequence contains these coding sequences:
- a CDS encoding Chromo domain containing protein, with the protein MAYELDLPPQLKAIFPAFHPWLLQPYEDDALPGQPRPGDAAPPEVHLGNDGVTEYVVSQVLDSRIRRNLVDPHTGERGLLQYKVEWVGDDQSEPWQPYHNLRSCKESVQDFHSRNPGRPGPHATFHDYDDDGQLAIALLQLLDSKYSNKFAPQSEL; encoded by the coding sequence ATGGCCTACGAACTAGACCTCCCTCCTCAGCTTAAAGCTATCTTCCCAGCCTTCCACCCATGGCTCCTACAACCGTACGAGGACGACGCCTTACCCGGACAACCTCGTCCAGGCGATGCCGCTCCCCCCGAAGTCCACCTTGGCAACGATGGAGTCACAGAATACGTGGTCTCCCAAGTCCTAGACTCTCGCATACGACGCAATCTCGTCGACCCTCACACAGGTGAGCGTGGATTGCTGCAATACAAGGTGGAATGGGTGGGCGACGATCAGTCAGAGCCATGGCAGCCCTACCATAACCTGCGCAGCTGTAAAGAGTCAGTCCAGGACTTTCACAGCCGCAACCCTGGCCGACCAGGACCACACGCCACATTTCATGACTACGATGACGACGGACAGCTCGCTATAGCCCTGCTCCAGCTACTAGATAGCAAGTACTCAAATAAGTTTGCGCCTCAGTCGGAACTTTGA
- a CDS encoding DUF3505 multi-domain protein, translating into MSKPSIECQYFEHVPEHSVAACRECRYAVWPDQIEGHLQKQHKVSYKEAEAVGQQVRSWAGLVQYPSELEVPTGAPKPVRQLPVYTDGMLCQFDSSCCYYVARSKEAIRKHWRKDHQGWSAGKKRGRPSRTRQKSVQAHMDKGYRLVHCQRLFSSRHGSQYFEVQAPSQDGEGPEIVPVDGAAAWARVGEQMAKAWADIEKRAQTTIQEGERDEVNPWLERTQWLPYLVGMERPDLLACIEEPVAEPDARQEQQAEPVEAAIWAAMDGLARFSQASIIDRIGVFIRLEAIRTEMHQTRFQPLQPYMDKNAIVKHTRPWQQMLMFFARTQKEHGWKSPKYRFTRRQREAWEVLIEQAKRSIEGDEEDEAEDMDEEREELDEEMMDDIDEAIEVAEEEPGQGEGPEPKKLSKIQKACLEFCIALLNHRITRREYDSPLVCALAVLGVKEDGWKGPEQYPPILSAVIKIARFMVVQKGLEMSGPEEDSGDETDDDLDDSAYESGPSQRRRPKGCLQLVQKMMDRFMVRGSHSPMQWMLDLRTYGLKIHYNTTTRGHVEWTNGDELLYKELHFSMAQFRGMVHGLASESRRLLTEELMFSSKAAPVPAVPWESIRDNPTDERPGWNFLKDHRTNMPVNGERWLFERVGESASIRSRFMKPGTQSGVDRQAIERYMDRVVEFREKLAQHSARGHRNIFIEDGMVVFVTRYHKGYKVSGDVKIIHRYLPREVGELVVWYMWLVLPFQQRLEALVWEKEAVSSHMWPADPSGRKWTTDRLREALKRESRIAMGQEWTFAGYREMAIGISRRFLRGSTAFQADEGEENKEWAEEQAGDSIADEQAGHTSHVAGLVYARGIMEQSGAVADRRQQFRASSTDWHRFLGFQAGLDDQRRSSKRKRAPFESEADEARVDRWQRLRKMDARAQLKRMMGEEAKFRGCRRQRSKPSQQARVP; encoded by the exons ATGTCTAAACCTAGCATCGAGTGCCAGTATTTCGAGCATGTGCCTGAGCACAGCGTAGCGGCATGCAGAGAGTGCAGATATGCAGTATGGCCAGATCAGATTGAGGGCCATCTACAGAAGCAGCATAAGGTTAGTTACAAGGAGGCTGAGGCAGTTGGACAGCAGGTTCGCAGCTGGGCTGGGTTAGTCCAGTACCCTAGTGAGCTCGAGGTGCCGACTGGTGCTCCAAAGCCTGTGCGGCaattgccagtgtatacagACGGGATGTTATGCCAATTTGACTCCAGCTGCTGCTATTATGTAGCAAGAAGTAAGGAGGCTATACGAAAGCATTGGCGTAAGGACCATCAAGGATGGTCAGCAGGGAAGAAGCGAGGGCGGCCAAGTCGAACCAGGCAGAAGAGCGTGCAGGCACATATGGATAAGGGGTaccggctggtccattgccaGCGATTATTCAGCAGCCGGCATGGATCGCAGTACTTTGAGGTCCAGGCACCCAGCCAGgatggagaaggccccgaaATCGTGCCCGTAGACGGGGCAGCAGCATGGGCGCGAGTGGGCGAGCAGATGGCCaaggcgtgggcagacatcgagaagcgggcgcagacgacgatccaggagggcgagcgcgacgaggtgaacccatggctggagcggacgcagtggttgccgtacctagtgggcatggagaggccggatttgttagcgtgcatcgaggagcccgtggcagagccagatgccaggcaggagcagcaggccgagccggtggaagcagcgatttgggcagccatggatggattggcgcggttcagccaggcatccattattgaccggattggcgtgtttatacggttggaggcaattcgcacagagatgcaccaaacccggttccagccgttacagccgtataTGGACAAGAACGCCATTGTCAAGCACACACGACCGTGGCAGCAGATGTTAATGTTTTTTGCACGCACACAGAAAGAGCACGGGTGGAAGAGCCCCAAGTATCGGTTTACGCGCCGGCAGCGAGAGGCATGGGAGGTGTTAATCGAACAGGCAAAGCGGAGCATAGagggagacgaagaagatgaagccgaggatatggacgaagagagagaagagctggacgaggagatgatggacgacatagacgaggcgatagaggtagctgaggaagagccaggtcagggagaaggccccgagcctaagaagttgtctaagatacagaaagcgtgtttggagttttgcattgcattacttaaccaccgcatcacccgtagagagtatgacagcccgctggtgtgcgcgttggcggtgctgggcgtcaaggaggacggatggaaggggccggagcagtacccgccgatattatcggcggtgatcaagatcgctcggtttatggtcgtgcagaagggactagaaatgtcagggcccgaggaggatagcggcgatgagacagacgacgacttagatgacagcgcgtacgagagcgggccaagccagcgacggcgtcccaaggggtgtttgcagttagtgcagaagatgatggaccggttcatggtgcgcggcagccatagccccatgcagtggatgttggatttgcggacgtatggattgaagatccattacaacactacaacccgcgggCATGTAGAGTGGACGAACGGCGACGAGCTGCTGTACAAAGAGCTGCATTTTAGCATGGCGCAGTTCCGCGGCATGGTACATGGGCTGGCTAGCGAGAGCCGGCGATTATTAACAGAGGAGTTAATGTTTAGCAGCAAGGCAGCGCCGGTGCCGGCAGTGCCATGGGAGAGCATACGTGACAACCCAACCGACGAGCGGCCAGGATGGAACTTTTTGAAGGATCATCGCACAAACATGCCCGTCAACGGCGAGAGGTGGTTATTTGAGCGGGTAGGCGAGAGCGCCAGCATCCGGagtcggttcatgaagcccgggacgcagtcaggggtagaccgacaggcaatagagcgatacatggaccgggtggtagaatttcgcgagaagctggcg caacacagtgcaagggggcatcgcaatatattcatcgaggacggcatggtggtgtttgtgacacggtaccacaagggatacaaagtcagcggcgacgtcaagattatccatcgatatttgccgcgcgaggtgggcgagctggtagtgtggtatatgtggctggtgttgccgttccagcagcggctcgaggcgttggtgtgggagaaggaggcagtttcgtcgcatatgtggccagcagaccccagcggccgcaagtggacgaccgatcggctgcgggaggcgttgaagcgcgagagccggatcgcgatgggccaggagtggacgtttgccgggtaccgggagatggcgattggcatcagccggcggtttttgcgtggatcgacagcgttccaggcagatgagggcgaggagaataaggagtgggctgaggagcaggcaggagattcgattgccgacgagcaggcgggccatacgtcgcacgtggcgggactggtatacgcgcgagggatcatggagcagtcaggggccgtggcggataggcggcagcagttccgggcatcgagcacggattggcatagatttttgggcttccaggcaggcttggacgaccagagaagaagcagcaagcggaagagagcgccgtttgagagcgaggcagacgaggcaagggtggatcggtggcagcggctgaggaagatggacgcgagagcgcagctgaagcgcatgatgggcgaggaggccaagttccgggggtgcaggaggcagcgatcaaagccatcacagcaggcgagagtcccgtag